From Solibacillus isronensis, the proteins below share one genomic window:
- a CDS encoding helix-turn-helix domain-containing protein produces MQIGSKIKALRIKKGLTQEELGERTDLTKGYISQLERDLNSPSIETLFNLLEVLGCTPRDFFDDTQENEKIVFTKDDQTCFIDQDKKFEIEWLIPTSNEKEMEPVFITLQKDAEFKAFEPSLAETFIYVQNGRIRVVLGNDEYIASEGDAVYYEASSNHQIFNAHSGITKLLLVATQSYL; encoded by the coding sequence ATGCAAATTGGTTCAAAAATTAAAGCCCTTCGTATAAAAAAAGGGCTTACCCAGGAAGAGCTTGGGGAACGTACTGATTTAACGAAAGGTTATATTTCGCAATTGGAGCGAGACTTAAATTCCCCTTCCATTGAAACATTGTTTAACTTACTGGAAGTTCTCGGGTGTACACCGCGAGACTTTTTTGATGATACGCAAGAAAATGAAAAAATTGTTTTCACAAAAGATGATCAAACATGCTTTATTGATCAGGATAAAAAATTTGAAATCGAGTGGCTTATTCCTACTTCAAATGAAAAGGAAATGGAGCCTGTTTTCATTACATTGCAAAAAGATGCAGAATTTAAAGCATTTGAGCCGTCACTGGCAGAGACGTTCATCTATGTTCAAAACGGACGGATTCGAGTCGTTTTGGGCAATGATGAATACATAGCAAGTGAAGGTGATGCCGTATATTACGAAGCATCTTCCAACCATCAAATTTTCAATGCGCACAGTGGCATAACAAAATTGCTCCTTGTCGCGACACAATCATATTTATAA
- a CDS encoding ABC transporter ATP-binding protein, with protein MDNTIIRFENVTKSYDDGTVVLKNINFELERGKFYTLLGPSGCGKTTILRIIAGFTDASTGDVFFNGKRINDVPANERQVNTVFQDYALFPHLNVFENVAFGLRIKKVKEAEVKERVQEALKFVNLAGYGSREILEMSGGQRQRVAIARAIVNDPDVILLDEPLSALDLKLRTEMQYELRELQQRLGKTFIFVTHDQEEALAMSDEIFVLSQGEIKQSGTPVDIYDEPINRFVADFIGESNIVDGIMIEDYRVKFAGKEFECVDAGMKKNEKIDIVIRPEDLEITTPENGKLIVTVDTQLFRGVHYELSTYDKDGNEWLVHSLKKAEVGAEIGLDFDPEAIHVMRLNETEEDFDKRLEAYGDEEHE; from the coding sequence ATGGATAACACAATTATTCGCTTTGAAAATGTCACAAAATCATATGATGACGGAACAGTAGTATTAAAAAATATTAACTTTGAATTGGAACGAGGTAAGTTCTATACATTACTCGGACCATCCGGATGCGGGAAAACAACGATTTTACGTATTATTGCCGGGTTTACCGATGCATCTACGGGTGATGTTTTCTTCAACGGAAAACGGATTAACGATGTGCCTGCAAATGAACGCCAAGTAAACACAGTATTTCAGGATTACGCGCTCTTCCCCCACTTGAATGTTTTTGAAAATGTAGCATTTGGCTTAAGAATCAAAAAAGTAAAAGAAGCTGAAGTGAAAGAACGTGTACAAGAAGCATTGAAGTTCGTTAACTTGGCAGGCTACGGCAGCCGGGAAATTTTGGAAATGTCTGGTGGTCAGCGTCAGCGTGTTGCGATTGCCCGTGCAATTGTCAATGATCCGGATGTAATTTTACTCGATGAGCCTTTATCTGCACTTGATTTAAAATTACGTACAGAAATGCAGTATGAGCTTCGCGAACTGCAGCAGCGTCTTGGCAAAACATTTATATTTGTTACGCATGATCAGGAAGAAGCGCTTGCGATGAGTGATGAAATATTTGTTCTTTCTCAAGGTGAAATTAAACAATCCGGTACACCTGTTGATATTTATGATGAGCCAATCAACCGTTTTGTTGCAGACTTTATCGGTGAATCCAATATTGTGGACGGCATCATGATTGAAGATTACCGTGTGAAATTTGCCGGAAAAGAGTTTGAATGTGTCGATGCCGGGATGAAGAAGAACGAAAAAATCGATATCGTTATTCGTCCGGAAGATCTGGAAATTACTACACCCGAAAATGGCAAGCTAATCGTAACAGTAGATACACAGCTGTTCCGCGGCGTGCACTACGAATTATCGACATATGATAAAGACGGCAATGAATGGCTTGTTCATTCATTGAAAAAAGCGGAAGTTGGAGCGGAAATCGGATTGGACTTTGATCCGGAAGCAATCCACGTAATGCGTTTAAACGAAACGGAAGAAGATTTTGATAAACGTCTGGAAGCGTATGGGGATGAAGAACATGAATAA
- a CDS encoding redoxin domain-containing protein encodes MRIRTIMPSLSGATKILNRENTYEENAKATLVYFWSMSCSECAHSIKNLKELERIFGDRLAVHAIHMPREESDYSEALVKEKIKQLELIYPVYLDNELKISDRFGNKFVPAYYIFDQQQQLRFFKAGYFALKLLQQKIERII; translated from the coding sequence ATGAGAATTCGAACAATAATGCCATCGCTAAGTGGCGCGACGAAAATATTAAATCGGGAGAATACTTACGAAGAAAATGCTAAAGCAACATTGGTTTATTTCTGGTCAATGAGCTGTTCGGAATGTGCCCATTCCATCAAAAACTTGAAGGAATTGGAGCGGATATTTGGGGATCGGTTAGCGGTTCATGCGATTCATATGCCAAGAGAAGAGTCGGATTATTCGGAAGCCCTTGTAAAAGAGAAAATAAAGCAATTGGAATTAATATACCCTGTTTACCTTGATAATGAACTAAAAATAAGCGACAGGTTTGGAAACAAATTCGTACCTGCTTACTATATATTTGATCAACAGCAGCAATTACGCTTTTTTAAGGCGGGCTATTTTGCATTAAAATTACTGCAACAGAAAATAGAACGTATAATTTAA